From a single Polynucleobacter asymbioticus QLW-P1DMWA-1 genomic region:
- a CDS encoding acyl-CoA dehydrogenase family protein: MDFSLTPKLEALRDRTRAFILEQVIPLEKDPRQNEHGPSEELRKDLIELARKEGLLTPHASIEMGGLGLSHVEKAVIFEEAGYSCLGPIAMNIHAPDEGNIHLMEEVATPEQKERWLKPLAQGKIRSCFAMTEPAPGAGSDPSMLATTAIKDGDDYLINGRKWFITGAEGADFVIIMALGEDGTATMFLSDMNVPGIELVRNMDAMDSCFTGGHGVLQFTNLRVPAKNILGEFGKGFKYAQVRLAPARLTHCMRWLGQARRAQDIAIAYAQQREAFGKILGAHEGVGFMLADNDMDLQTSRLHILQTAWLLDQGQRCNYESSRAKVVCSEAEWRVVDRCVQILGGQGVTGETALMKIFKDMRGFRIYDGPSEVHRWSMARKLIGNKESK, encoded by the coding sequence ATGGATTTCTCCTTAACGCCCAAACTAGAAGCGCTGCGGGATCGTACGCGAGCATTCATTCTCGAACAAGTTATTCCGCTCGAAAAAGATCCACGACAAAATGAGCATGGACCATCCGAAGAGTTGCGCAAAGATCTCATCGAGCTTGCCCGTAAAGAGGGCCTACTAACACCACACGCTTCAATTGAGATGGGCGGCCTAGGATTAAGCCACGTAGAGAAAGCAGTAATCTTTGAAGAGGCTGGCTACTCCTGTTTGGGTCCAATAGCCATGAATATTCACGCACCCGATGAGGGGAATATTCATTTGATGGAAGAGGTTGCTACTCCTGAGCAGAAAGAGCGTTGGCTAAAGCCACTAGCTCAGGGAAAAATTCGTTCTTGCTTTGCAATGACAGAACCAGCCCCCGGAGCAGGTTCAGACCCCTCCATGCTGGCAACTACCGCAATCAAAGACGGTGACGACTATCTCATCAATGGACGCAAGTGGTTTATCACTGGGGCCGAAGGGGCAGATTTCGTAATTATCATGGCGCTCGGTGAAGACGGCACTGCCACTATGTTTCTCTCTGATATGAATGTGCCTGGAATAGAGCTTGTTCGCAATATGGACGCAATGGACAGTTGCTTTACTGGCGGACATGGAGTTTTGCAGTTTACGAATTTGCGCGTTCCAGCTAAAAATATCTTAGGTGAGTTTGGTAAAGGATTTAAATATGCTCAGGTGCGTTTGGCGCCAGCCCGACTGACACACTGCATGCGCTGGCTTGGGCAAGCGCGCCGAGCTCAAGATATAGCAATTGCCTACGCACAACAAAGAGAAGCTTTTGGGAAAATTTTAGGCGCACATGAAGGCGTAGGCTTCATGTTGGCAGATAACGATATGGATCTACAAACATCCAGACTACATATATTGCAAACTGCTTGGCTGTTAGACCAAGGCCAGCGCTGCAATTATGAATCGAGTCGTGCCAAGGTTGTTTGTTCTGAAGCTGAGTGGCGCGTAGTAGATCGCTGTGTACAAATTTTAGGTGGCCAGGGTGTTACCGGTGAAACAGCGTTGATGAAAATATTCAAAGATATGCGGGGCTTCCGCATCTATGATGGCCCAAGCGAAGTACATCGCTGGAGTATGGCTCGCAAACTTATTGGAAACAAAGAATCTAAGTGA
- a CDS encoding TSUP family transporter gives MIGPPIEFSIYIWPLLFCAAFFAGLVDAVAGGGGLIQVPALFAAYPDVPPATLLSTNKLASVGGTLNAARKFLRHVSLPWAVVGPAIVAAFVGSLMGANAVSHFPAEPLRKALPFVLVFLLIYTWFQPSLGEAHAPKEVSHYQKFKALLLGLTIGFYDGFFGPGTGSFLLFGFVRFFGFDFLHASAATKLVNVSTNLAAILMLASLGQINWPLGFVMMIANIAGSQFGSRLAIKHGSGFVRKVFLVIVSALILKSAWNAYFLN, from the coding sequence TTGATTGGGCCTCCCATCGAATTTTCCATTTACATCTGGCCACTGCTTTTTTGCGCAGCATTTTTTGCTGGCCTAGTTGATGCTGTTGCAGGCGGAGGTGGTCTCATCCAAGTCCCCGCCCTTTTTGCAGCCTATCCCGACGTTCCTCCGGCAACTTTGCTTTCTACCAACAAGCTTGCCTCTGTTGGGGGAACCCTGAATGCTGCTCGTAAATTTCTTCGACACGTTTCTTTGCCTTGGGCGGTGGTTGGTCCTGCGATCGTGGCTGCTTTTGTAGGCTCCCTTATGGGGGCGAACGCTGTAAGTCATTTTCCTGCCGAGCCTTTGCGTAAAGCGCTTCCCTTCGTTTTAGTATTTTTATTAATCTATACCTGGTTTCAGCCTTCCCTAGGCGAGGCCCATGCGCCAAAAGAAGTAAGCCACTATCAAAAATTTAAAGCTTTACTTCTTGGCCTCACTATTGGTTTTTATGATGGATTCTTTGGTCCTGGCACAGGAAGTTTTCTATTGTTTGGATTTGTGCGTTTCTTTGGATTTGATTTTTTGCATGCATCTGCAGCAACTAAGCTCGTTAACGTTTCCACCAATCTTGCAGCAATACTGATGTTGGCTAGCTTGGGCCAAATTAATTGGCCGCTTGGGTTTGTCATGATGATCGCCAATATTGCAGGCAGTCAGTTTGGCAGCCGTCTTGCAATTAAGCATGGGAGTGGATTTGTTAGGAAGGTATTCCTAGTAATTGTGAGCGCCCTTATTCTGAAGTCTGCTTGGAACGCATATTTCTTGAATTAA
- the mnmG gene encoding tRNA uridine-5-carboxymethylaminomethyl(34) synthesis enzyme MnmG, giving the protein MRYSKNFDVIVVGGGHAGTEAALASARMGCDTLLITHSIENLGAMSCNPSIGGIGKGHLVKEIDAMGGAMAAATDEAGIQFRILNSSKGPAVRATRAQGDRVLYKAAIRRRLENQPNLSLFQAAVDDLLVKGDEVQGVVTQMGLEFMAKKVVLTAGTFLDGKIHVGLNNYAGGRAGDPAAVSLSARLKELKLPQGRLKTGTPPRIDGRTIDFSVMLEQPGDLDPVPVFSYLGRPEQHPKQVPCWISHTNEQTHDIIRGGLDRSPMYTGVIEGVGPRYCPSIEDKIHRFASRNSHQIFLEPEGLTTNEFYPNGISTSLPFDVQWELVRSIRGLESAVIVRPGYAIEYDFFDPRHLRHSLETKAIGGLYFAGQINGTTGYEEAAAQGMLAGINAGLAAQGKEAWLPKRSESYIGVLVDDLITRGVQEPYRMFTSRAEYRLSLREDNADMRLTAIGRDLGLVDDYRWEVFCRKQEAVSRETSRLKDIWVGPKHEIAPLVTQLLGQELSHECNLTELLRRPGITYEAITALGNRIWAPESLDDDLGLAAQISDQVEISVKYQGYIERQAVEIARQEHNETFPLPEGLDYSQVLGLSKEVQQKLNLHKPETLGQAGRISGVTPAALSLLLVHLKKGLGRTQETI; this is encoded by the coding sequence ATGCGTTATTCCAAAAATTTCGATGTCATCGTAGTGGGCGGCGGTCACGCTGGGACTGAAGCTGCTCTAGCATCAGCACGCATGGGCTGCGACACCCTACTGATTACCCATAGCATTGAGAATTTAGGCGCAATGAGCTGCAACCCATCAATTGGTGGAATTGGCAAAGGACACCTAGTTAAAGAAATTGATGCTATGGGCGGCGCCATGGCGGCGGCTACCGATGAGGCAGGAATTCAATTTCGCATTCTCAATTCGAGCAAGGGTCCTGCAGTGAGAGCTACTCGCGCCCAAGGCGATCGAGTTTTATATAAGGCCGCAATACGCCGTCGCTTGGAAAATCAGCCCAATTTATCCTTGTTTCAGGCTGCAGTCGATGATCTTTTGGTTAAAGGTGATGAAGTCCAGGGCGTTGTTACTCAAATGGGTCTGGAGTTTATGGCCAAAAAGGTAGTTTTAACAGCCGGCACCTTTTTAGATGGCAAGATTCACGTTGGACTAAATAATTATGCTGGCGGACGCGCGGGTGATCCTGCCGCCGTTTCTCTCTCTGCCCGATTAAAGGAATTAAAACTTCCTCAGGGGAGATTAAAAACCGGCACTCCACCCCGTATTGATGGCAGAACAATTGATTTTTCAGTCATGCTGGAGCAGCCGGGCGATTTAGATCCCGTCCCAGTCTTCTCTTATTTGGGCCGTCCCGAGCAGCATCCTAAACAGGTTCCTTGCTGGATTTCCCATACTAATGAGCAAACCCACGACATTATTCGTGGAGGCTTAGACCGCTCTCCAATGTATACCGGTGTGATTGAAGGGGTTGGCCCACGCTATTGCCCTTCTATTGAGGACAAAATCCATCGTTTTGCCTCGAGAAATAGTCACCAAATCTTTTTAGAGCCTGAGGGCCTAACCACAAATGAGTTCTATCCCAATGGAATTTCAACTAGCCTGCCTTTTGATGTTCAGTGGGAATTGGTACGCAGCATCCGCGGTCTAGAATCTGCGGTAATTGTGCGCCCTGGCTATGCTATTGAGTACGATTTCTTTGATCCGCGCCACTTGCGCCATAGTTTAGAGACTAAGGCCATTGGCGGATTGTATTTTGCGGGTCAGATTAATGGCACAACGGGTTATGAAGAGGCTGCCGCCCAAGGGATGTTAGCCGGTATTAATGCGGGCCTAGCAGCCCAAGGCAAAGAGGCTTGGTTGCCAAAGCGTAGTGAGTCTTATATTGGCGTCTTGGTGGATGATCTGATTACCCGCGGCGTTCAGGAACCCTACCGAATGTTTACTAGTCGAGCTGAATACCGTTTAAGTCTTCGCGAAGACAATGCGGACATGCGTTTAACCGCCATTGGTAGAGATTTGGGCTTGGTTGACGACTATCGTTGGGAGGTCTTTTGCAGAAAACAGGAAGCTGTTTCACGTGAAACATCTCGCCTGAAGGATATTTGGGTTGGACCAAAACATGAGATCGCCCCCCTAGTGACGCAACTTTTGGGACAAGAGCTATCGCATGAGTGCAACTTAACCGAGCTTTTGCGCCGCCCCGGCATTACTTATGAAGCAATCACCGCTCTCGGCAATCGGATTTGGGCACCGGAATCATTGGATGATGATCTTGGTTTGGCTGCACAAATTAGCGACCAGGTGGAGATTTCGGTTAAATATCAGGGTTATATAGAGCGTCAGGCAGTAGAAATTGCGCGACAAGAGCACAACGAAACTTTTCCCCTTCCGGAGGGTTTGGATTATTCGCAGGTTCTAGGCCTTTCTAAGGAGGTTCAACAAAAGCTGAATCTCCATAAGCCCGAAACTTTGGGCCAAGCAGGACGAATTTCGGGGGTTACTCCAGCAGCGCTATCTTTACTGTTGGTGCATCTTAAAAAAGGCTTGGGCCGCACTCAAGAGACGATATGA
- the rsmG gene encoding 16S rRNA (guanine(527)-N(7))-methyltransferase RsmG, whose translation MTEGLLALGIEQLGLDLSPQNVADLELFLQEMTRWNQVHNLTAIDNEEGSIRLHLIDSIAVLPVMRRFLPQQNPKIADLGSGGGLPAIPIAIVEPNWRLTLIEAIRKKTAFLQHVRGKLKLKNIEVISDRVENVALQQSGQFDAVISRAFTNLARFLDLSLPLLKPDGLVFAMKAKRADEEMQNVSMQDWHLLADEPLHIPNLAVERRLLVLTPVRKLPLPI comes from the coding sequence ATGACCGAAGGATTGCTGGCCTTAGGTATAGAGCAATTAGGACTAGATTTAAGCCCCCAAAATGTTGCTGACTTAGAGCTTTTTTTGCAAGAAATGACACGTTGGAATCAGGTTCATAATTTGACTGCAATCGATAATGAGGAAGGGTCTATACGGCTACATCTCATTGATTCTATTGCAGTTTTGCCTGTCATGAGACGTTTTCTTCCACAGCAAAATCCTAAAATTGCAGACTTAGGTTCCGGTGGTGGCTTGCCAGCGATACCTATTGCCATTGTTGAGCCAAATTGGCGCCTTACTCTGATCGAGGCTATTCGTAAGAAGACGGCTTTTTTGCAGCATGTGCGCGGCAAGCTAAAACTTAAAAACATTGAAGTCATAAGTGATAGAGTAGAAAATGTTGCATTGCAACAATCTGGGCAATTTGATGCAGTCATTTCCCGCGCTTTTACTAATTTAGCCCGATTCCTTGATCTTTCTCTTCCCCTGCTAAAGCCTGATGGGCTTGTATTTGCCATGAAGGCAAAACGGGCTGATGAGGAAATGCAAAATGTATCAATGCAAGATTGGCATTTATTGGCTGATGAGCCTTTGCACATCCCTAATCTAGCAGTAGAGCGACGCCTTTTAGTTCTCACCCCCGTGAGAAAATTACCACTCCCCATCTAA
- a CDS encoding ParA family protein, whose amino-acid sequence MAKIFCIANQKGGVGKTTTAVNLAAGLAGLQQRVLLVDLDPQGNATMGSGIEKADLTTSVYQVLIGLASVKECSKQCESSGYDVLPANRDLAGAEIELVDLDTREARLKDALSQVIDDYDFILIDCPPALSLLTLNGLCAANGVIVPMQCEYFALEGLSDLVNTIKQVHANLNPDLVIIGLLRVMFDARMTLQQQVSDQLLEHFGDKVFKTIIPRNVRLAEAPSYGLPGVAFDKSSRGAKAYLEFGAEMVERIKQM is encoded by the coding sequence ATGGCAAAAATATTCTGTATTGCAAATCAAAAAGGCGGGGTTGGTAAAACGACTACAGCTGTTAATTTAGCCGCAGGTTTAGCTGGACTTCAACAGCGTGTTTTACTCGTTGACTTAGACCCCCAAGGCAATGCCACCATGGGCTCTGGCATAGAAAAAGCAGATTTAACAACCAGCGTTTATCAGGTGTTGATTGGTCTTGCATCTGTAAAGGAGTGTTCCAAGCAATGCGAAAGCTCTGGTTATGACGTGCTTCCGGCCAACCGCGATTTAGCAGGCGCTGAAATTGAATTAGTAGATTTAGATACGCGTGAAGCTCGCCTAAAAGATGCCCTTTCTCAGGTTATTGATGACTATGATTTTATTTTGATCGACTGCCCACCTGCATTGTCTTTATTAACGCTCAATGGTTTATGCGCAGCTAATGGCGTGATTGTTCCAATGCAGTGCGAGTACTTTGCATTGGAAGGCTTGTCAGATTTGGTGAACACGATCAAACAAGTTCACGCAAATTTAAATCCAGATTTAGTCATCATTGGTTTATTGCGCGTCATGTTCGACGCGCGCATGACCTTGCAGCAGCAAGTGTCCGATCAATTGCTTGAGCATTTTGGCGACAAGGTTTTCAAAACAATTATTCCGCGTAATGTGCGTCTTGCAGAAGCCCCATCTTATGGACTTCCTGGCGTAGCTTTTGATAAGTCTTCACGCGGTGCAAAAGCGTACTTAGAGTTTGGTGCCGAGATGGTTGAGCGCATTAAACAAATGTAA
- a CDS encoding ParB/RepB/Spo0J family partition protein: MVAIKKKGLGRGLEALLGEKTSAVSPSTDINRLPLTALQAGKYQPRQKMEAGALQELAESIREQGIMQPLLVRLVGPGKYEIIAGERRFRAATIAGLKEVPVLVSGADDEAAAAMALVENMQREDLNPLEESQGLARLIEEFGFTHEQAAKAVGKSRSAITNLLRLIQLAKPVQSMLLAGDIDMGHARALLPLPGASQVALAQRIAAQGLSVREAERMTAALVIAGGQIGDKKTNGKGGSASSSKDPDMRRLTQEIADLIGLNTEFKLKGKGGELRIHFSQFDELDSLLKKLGVQS; the protein is encoded by the coding sequence ATGGTTGCCATTAAGAAAAAAGGTTTAGGTAGGGGTTTGGAGGCCTTGCTAGGAGAAAAGACTTCAGCAGTTAGCCCTTCTACCGATATCAATCGCTTGCCCTTAACAGCGTTACAGGCAGGCAAGTATCAGCCGCGTCAAAAAATGGAGGCGGGAGCCTTGCAAGAATTGGCTGAGAGCATTCGCGAGCAAGGCATCATGCAGCCGCTGTTGGTTCGCTTAGTTGGACCGGGTAAATATGAAATTATTGCCGGCGAGCGACGTTTTCGTGCGGCTACGATTGCTGGTCTTAAGGAGGTGCCAGTACTGGTATCTGGCGCTGACGATGAGGCAGCAGCAGCTATGGCGCTAGTAGAAAATATGCAGCGAGAGGATTTAAATCCGCTTGAAGAATCACAAGGATTGGCGCGCTTGATTGAAGAGTTTGGATTTACCCATGAACAGGCTGCCAAAGCAGTAGGTAAGTCTCGTAGTGCAATTACAAACTTGTTGCGCCTTATTCAGCTTGCTAAGCCAGTTCAGTCGATGTTGCTGGCGGGTGATATCGACATGGGCCATGCCCGCGCACTACTTCCCCTTCCAGGAGCAAGCCAGGTGGCATTGGCGCAAAGAATCGCGGCTCAGGGCTTATCAGTTCGTGAGGCCGAAAGAATGACTGCAGCTTTGGTGATTGCGGGCGGGCAAATAGGCGACAAAAAAACTAATGGCAAAGGCGGCTCGGCCTCCTCAAGCAAGGACCCAGATATGCGTCGCCTTACTCAAGAGATTGCCGATTTAATAGGCCTGAACACGGAATTTAAGCTTAAAGGCAAAGGCGGCGAGCTTCGAATTCACTTTAGCCAATTTGATGAGCTTGATTCCCTATTAAAAAAATTAGGGGTTCAATCCTAA
- a CDS encoding ATP synthase subunit I gives MIPQKNRFSDVDDWDEPEEEVYRVYSKEEIAALQKSDASKYRALSPWKIVLAQIVITALSMVFWSIFGAPVGVSLYTQSAFLGGLISVLPTALFLTRLELAKKSQRLNPGRFLAALVSGEFIKIAVTLMMFIGIAFLVPGVLWVPLLVTYLLALKCVWLAWFWR, from the coding sequence TTGATTCCTCAAAAAAATCGATTTTCTGATGTAGATGACTGGGATGAGCCCGAAGAAGAGGTGTATCGGGTCTATAGCAAAGAAGAAATTGCTGCGCTGCAAAAAAGCGATGCTAGCAAGTACCGCGCCCTATCTCCTTGGAAAATAGTTTTGGCTCAAATAGTGATTACAGCGCTTAGCATGGTGTTTTGGTCAATTTTTGGGGCGCCGGTAGGGGTAAGCCTTTATACTCAGTCGGCCTTTTTAGGTGGTTTAATTAGCGTCTTGCCTACAGCCTTGTTTTTAACGAGGTTGGAGTTGGCAAAAAAATCGCAAAGATTAAATCCAGGAAGATTTTTGGCAGCATTAGTATCTGGCGAATTTATAAAAATCGCCGTGACATTAATGATGTTTATTGGGATTGCTTTTTTAGTCCCTGGCGTGCTGTGGGTCCCATTGCTGGTGACTTATTTGCTAGCCTTGAAATGTGTATGGCTAGCGTGGTTTTGGCGCTAA
- the atpB gene encoding F0F1 ATP synthase subunit A, whose product MSSEVNQAHEAAEQMTPTAYISEHLQNLTSTGEHQSSIVDFSVINLDTIFWASLMGLIAVFILLIAARRATPGVPGRFQSLIEMIVEMVDTQAKSIVHGDRTFIAPLALFVFFWIILLNTLDLIPVDWVLGVNHFIGNFGGHVPHNRMVPTTDLNATMGMSLSVLILVFFYSFKVKGFGGFLHELISAPFGAKWYLAPFNLALNIIEYLAKGVSLGMRLFGNMYAGELVFLLIALLGSVWTFNLDLTLFGLVGHVIAGSAWAIFHILVILLQAFIFMMLTLVYIGQAHSHH is encoded by the coding sequence ATGTCTAGCGAAGTAAACCAAGCCCACGAGGCAGCCGAGCAAATGACGCCAACTGCGTACATTTCTGAGCATTTACAAAATCTCACCAGCACTGGTGAGCATCAATCATCCATCGTTGATTTCAGCGTCATTAATTTAGACACCATTTTTTGGGCCTCATTGATGGGTCTTATTGCGGTATTTATTTTGCTGATTGCAGCACGTCGTGCAACTCCTGGTGTTCCTGGCCGGTTTCAGTCTTTGATTGAAATGATTGTTGAGATGGTAGATACGCAAGCCAAAAGCATTGTTCATGGTGATCGCACTTTTATTGCGCCTCTCGCCCTCTTCGTATTTTTTTGGATCATTCTCTTAAATACCCTTGACTTAATTCCTGTAGATTGGGTTTTGGGCGTAAATCATTTCATTGGAAATTTTGGTGGCCATGTTCCACACAACCGCATGGTTCCAACAACCGACTTAAACGCGACAATGGGTATGTCCTTGTCAGTTCTAATTTTGGTTTTCTTCTATAGCTTCAAAGTAAAAGGTTTTGGCGGGTTCTTGCATGAGCTGATCTCTGCCCCATTTGGCGCAAAGTGGTATTTGGCGCCGTTCAATTTGGCATTGAACATCATTGAATATTTGGCGAAAGGCGTTTCTTTGGGAATGCGACTTTTCGGAAATATGTACGCTGGCGAGTTGGTCTTCTTATTGATCGCCCTGCTTGGTAGCGTATGGACCTTTAATTTAGATTTAACCCTGTTCGGTTTGGTGGGCCATGTTATTGCAGGATCAGCTTGGGCCATCTTCCACATTTTGGTTATTTTGTTGCAAGCCTTTATTTTCATGATGTTGACCTTGGTCTACATCGGGCAAGCGCATAGCCATCACTAA
- the atpE gene encoding F0F1 ATP synthase subunit C — MQAFLATIQGSTAICIGIIIGLGAIGACLGIALMGGKYIEACARQPELMEPLQTKMFLLAGLIDAAFLIGVGVAMLFAFANPLLAVIK, encoded by the coding sequence ATGCAAGCATTTCTCGCAACTATTCAAGGTTCAACAGCTATTTGTATCGGTATCATCATCGGCCTCGGCGCTATCGGCGCTTGTTTGGGTATCGCGTTGATGGGTGGTAAATACATTGAAGCTTGTGCACGTCAACCAGAATTGATGGAGCCACTCCAAACTAAGATGTTCCTTTTGGCTGGTTTGATCGACGCTGCGTTTTTGATCGGCGTTGGTGTTGCAATGTTGTTTGCTTTCGCAAACCCACTGCTCGCAGTTATTAAGTAA
- a CDS encoding F0F1 ATP synthase subunit B: MNLNATLFAQMIVFFVLWWVVARFVWPPLVKALDERSSKIADGLAAAERGKEALALASNEAEQELTKARQEGVQRVAEAEKRAQMSADEIRANAQAEAARIITQAKQDADQQVTSAREVLRAEVAVLAVKGAEQILRREVDAKAHGQLLDQLKAEL, translated from the coding sequence GTGAATCTGAACGCGACCCTATTCGCGCAAATGATCGTTTTCTTCGTCTTATGGTGGGTTGTTGCACGCTTCGTGTGGCCACCGCTGGTTAAGGCGTTAGACGAGCGTTCAAGCAAAATTGCTGATGGTTTAGCTGCTGCCGAGCGCGGTAAAGAAGCACTCGCACTGGCAAGCAATGAAGCTGAGCAAGAATTAACAAAAGCACGCCAAGAAGGTGTTCAACGCGTTGCTGAAGCTGAAAAACGTGCACAAATGTCAGCCGACGAAATTCGTGCTAACGCACAAGCTGAAGCCGCTCGAATCATTACTCAAGCTAAGCAAGATGCAGATCAACAAGTTACTAGTGCCCGTGAAGTATTGCGCGCTGAAGTTGCTGTTCTTGCTGTTAAAGGCGCCGAGCAAATTTTGCGTCGTGAAGTAGATGCAAAAGCACACGGCCAATTACTTGATCAACTAAAGGCAGAACTTTGA
- a CDS encoding F0F1 ATP synthase subunit delta, whose protein sequence is MAELATIARPYAEALFQSAKPAELAGCLEQLNELAQLAALPEVAALSNNPKVSADDLSKLLSGMVKTKLDGKVASFLNLINQNHRLAAVPEIAHQFEAMKNKSEGAAEVSITSAFPLEGSALNDLLSSLKKRFGGKELRPTIQVDPTLIGGVRIQVGDEVMDSSVKAQLAQMQASLGA, encoded by the coding sequence ATGGCTGAATTAGCCACTATTGCACGTCCTTATGCTGAAGCACTTTTTCAAAGTGCTAAGCCAGCTGAGCTCGCCGGATGTTTGGAGCAGTTAAATGAATTGGCGCAGCTTGCTGCTTTGCCAGAAGTGGCTGCTTTGTCAAACAATCCAAAAGTATCTGCTGATGATTTGAGCAAACTGCTTTCTGGCATGGTGAAGACCAAGCTAGACGGTAAAGTTGCCAGCTTTTTGAATCTAATAAATCAAAACCATCGCTTAGCAGCCGTTCCTGAAATTGCCCATCAATTTGAGGCAATGAAGAACAAAAGTGAAGGTGCCGCAGAAGTAAGCATTACCAGCGCATTCCCTTTAGAGGGTTCTGCGTTAAATGATTTGTTGTCAAGCTTGAAGAAGCGCTTTGGGGGTAAGGAATTGCGCCCAACTATCCAAGTTGATCCAACATTGATTGGCGGAGTTCGCATTCAAGTTGGCGATGAAGTAATGGATAGTTCAGTTAAGGCCCAGTTAGCTCAAATGCAAGCAAGTCTTGGCGCATAA